The sequence CTGCCATTTCAGGCCAAAGCTTATCGTGGCGTTGTTTGTATTCATCATACTTATCTTTGTAAACCTTCATTACTGTAGCTTTGCGAATCATGCTCGTTCACTCCTTTTCCTTTCATCGTCTTTTCATATAAATTTCCTCCCCGCATTGTTTAGCGGAGAGGAAACCACCCTTATCTCGGAAAGGCTGCTGGTACGCCGCCATCTACAGTCAACATACAGCCCGTCGTCTTTTCTGACTTGGACGAAGCAAAGAATAAAACAGCCTCCGCAATATCTGCCGGAAAAATATGGACGCCTAGCGTTGTCCGTTTTTTGTAATGGTCTTCAAGTTCATCAGCTGCAATTCCGTAAGCAGCTGCTCTTTCCTCGCGCCAAGCCGAATCCCAAATCGCTGAACCTTGCAAGACGGCGTCAGGGAGAACCGTATTGACGCGAATTCCGTAAGTGCCCCCTTCAGCTGCAATGCAGCGTGCGAGATGGGCTTCCATCGCTTTGGCTGCGCTGTAGGCTGATGCGTTTTTCCCTGCGTAAACCGAATTTTTCGAGCCGATAAACACCATACTACCGCCTGTTCCTTGCTCTTTCATTTGCGTAAAGGCTTGGCGGGCGACGAGAAAGTAGCCTGTCGCGAGCACATCGAGATTGAGCTGCCATTCCTGTAAAGTCGTCTCATCAAAAGGGCTTGATGTGGCAAGGCCGGCATTGTTGACAACAATGTCAACGCCCCCGTATGTCCGCGCCACGTTGGCAAAAGCTTGTGCGACTGCTTGTTCATCTGTGACATCCATTTTTAGCGCAAGCGCCCGGCCAGCACCGAATTGCCCATTTATTTCTGCCGCTACTTCTTCTGCCCTTTCAAGATTAAGGTCAGCCAACACGACGTGTGCGCCTTGAGCAGCGAATTGCCGAGACGTTTCGCTGCCGATGCCCCCTGCTCCCCCTGTTACAAACGCCACTTTCCGCGAAAAAATTGCTTCTTTTGGCGCAAGCGATAGTTTGTAAAGCTCCAATGGCCAATATTCAATTTCATACGATTCGGCTTCATTTAGTGAAACAAATGAGCCTAACGCACTCGTTCCACGCATGACAGCAATCGCTCGTTCATAAAGAGCGCGGCTCACTTTCGCATTTTCAATCGCCTTGCCGCTGCTAATCAGGCCGATGCCTGGAATGAGCAACACGCGCGGCGACGGTTCAAACATCGTGTCGCCTTCACGGCGGTTGCGCTCAAAATAGCGAATATATTCCTCTTTGTATGCAGCTATTCCGTTAAGCACCGCTTGCTTCAACCCTTCTTCGTCACTTGCATCAGGCACCCAATCGATAAACAAAGGCAATCGCTTCGTATGGACAAGATGGTCAGGGCAGGCAGCGCCAATTTGCGATAACTCCTTTGCCTCTTTGCTGTTGACAAATTCAAGGATAGAATCGCTATCATCGTAGGTCACAATCATGTTCCGCCCATTATGGGCCACTGCCCCCCGTAGCGCCGGCATGATGTTGGCCAGCAATGCTTCGCGCTCTTCTTTTCTCAGCCCTGCTGTTGCTGCTCCGCCAAAAGGCGCGTTTTTGCCTCGCTTTTTCTCGATAAATTGCTCTGCTTCATTAATCACAGAAATCGTGCGGTCATAACTTTCTTTAGCTGTTTCTCCCCAGACGACAAGGCCATGTTTTTCCATTAGCACAAGCTCCGCTTTCGGGTTCGCGTCTACTTGTTCTGCAATCATTTTAGACAGCGCAAAGCCAGGGCGAATGTAAGGCACCCATACAAAGCGGTCACCGAATAGCTCTTCTGCCAGTTCGCGGCCATTTTCAGCACAACATAGGCTAATGATTGCATCTGGGTGAGTGTGGTCGACATGCTTAAATGGCAAAAAGGCATGAAGCAGCGTTTCAATCGATGGGCGCGGGTGGTGAGGGTCGATTAGGCAATGCCCCAAATAAGCGACCATCTCCTCATCTGTCATTGCTTCCCGTTCTTTCAGGGGCAAGACATCGTCGAGCCGCAAGCCCGTAAAGTTGCTTGCTCCCATTGTAGCCAGATCAGAGCCGCTGCCTTTGACCCACATGACGTCGACTTCATTGCCGCGAAAGTCAATCTCAGTCGTTTTCATCGACGTATTGCCGCCGCCCCAATTGCAGACAGCGCGGTCGGCGCCAATTAAATTAGAGCGGTACACCAACTCATCGAGTCCTTGACACAATTTGCTTGCTTCTTCCTCATTCCACAGATGTTGTACCATGACGATCCCTCTTTCTAATAAATTAACGTTGCCTCGCTTTTTCGCCTCCACGCTTCAGTTGGACTTGCTGTTCGTATTCCTTGACGACATCTAGCCACTCCGTTTCTGTCGGCACTCCTTGGCGTTTGCAATACTCATCCCACATGTCGCCAAACGGATACGTTTTTAACTGTTCTTGCATGGCTAGGCGCGATGTGAAATCGCCTTCATCTTGCAGCTGCTTTAAATGGCGATGGGGCATTAAGGCTGCGTGCAATAGCGCCTTTGCCATATTGCGCGTGCCAATGGCCCAGGCAGCGACACGATTAATGCTTGCATCAAAAAAATCAAGGCCAATATGGATGTTGCCAAGAGCATCGTTACGGACTATTTCAATCGCAATTTCTCGGAGCTCATCATCAAAGGTAACTACAT is a genomic window of Shouchella clausii containing:
- a CDS encoding bifunctional aldolase/short-chain dehydrogenase, with the translated sequence MVQHLWNEEEASKLCQGLDELVYRSNLIGADRAVCNWGGGNTSMKTTEIDFRGNEVDVMWVKGSGSDLATMGASNFTGLRLDDVLPLKEREAMTDEEMVAYLGHCLIDPHHPRPSIETLLHAFLPFKHVDHTHPDAIISLCCAENGRELAEELFGDRFVWVPYIRPGFALSKMIAEQVDANPKAELVLMEKHGLVVWGETAKESYDRTISVINEAEQFIEKKRGKNAPFGGAATAGLRKEEREALLANIMPALRGAVAHNGRNMIVTYDDSDSILEFVNSKEAKELSQIGAACPDHLVHTKRLPLFIDWVPDASDEEGLKQAVLNGIAAYKEEYIRYFERNRREGDTMFEPSPRVLLIPGIGLISSGKAIENAKVSRALYERAIAVMRGTSALGSFVSLNEAESYEIEYWPLELYKLSLAPKEAIFSRKVAFVTGGAGGIGSETSRQFAAQGAHVVLADLNLERAEEVAAEINGQFGAGRALALKMDVTDEQAVAQAFANVARTYGGVDIVVNNAGLATSSPFDETTLQEWQLNLDVLATGYFLVARQAFTQMKEQGTGGSMVFIGSKNSVYAGKNASAYSAAKAMEAHLARCIAAEGGTYGIRVNTVLPDAVLQGSAIWDSAWREERAAAYGIAADELEDHYKKRTTLGVHIFPADIAEAVLFFASSKSEKTTGCMLTVDGGVPAAFPR